The proteins below come from a single Tachypleus tridentatus isolate NWPU-2018 chromosome 13, ASM421037v1, whole genome shotgun sequence genomic window:
- the LOC143236941 gene encoding MOB kinase activator-like 3 produces the protein MANFVDIFHKGKTFKPRKKFEPGTLKYSLHKRAQASLNSGIDLKHVVRLPPREHLNDWVAVHVVDFFNRINLIYGSVTDFCREDTCPTMSGGPKFEYLWADRSKYKKPTPLPAPQYIALLMDWVEEQINNEDVFPVTFDVPFPKNFIPTCKKILTRLFRVFVHVYIHHFESLVAIGAEAHVNTCYKHFYYFIREFGLVSQRELEPLAEMTKRICKDYIQNR, from the exons atgGCAAATTTTGTTGACATTTTTCACAAAGGAAAA aCTTTCAAGCCCAGGAAGAAGTTTGAGCCTGGAACCTTAAAGTATTCTCTTCACAAGCGTGCACAGGCATCACTGAACTCGGGAATAGACTTAAAACATGTAGTCAGGCTTCCCCCTAGAGAACACTTGAATGACTGGGTGGCAGTCCATG TTGTCGATTTCTTCAATCGTATCAACCTAATCTATGGGTCTGTCACAGATTTTTGCCGGGAAGATACTTGTCCTACAATGTCAGGAGGACCAAA GTTTGAATACCTGTGGGCTGACAGGAGTAAGTACAAGAAACCAACTCCTCTTCCAGCACCACAGTACATTGCTTTGCTAATGGACTGGGTGGAGGAACAGATAAACAATGAAGACGTATTCCCTGTCACATTTG ATGTTCCCTTCCCTAAGAATTTCATTCCTACTTGTAAGAAGATTCTTACACGGTTGTTCAGAGTGTTTGTCCATGTCTACATACATCACTTTGAGAGCCTGGTGGCCATTGGAGCT GAAGCTCATgtgaacacttgttacaaacatttCTACTATTTTATCAGAGAGTTTGGCCTGGTGAGCCAGCGAGAACTAGAACCACTG